Proteins encoded in a region of the Natator depressus isolate rNatDep1 chromosome 25, rNatDep2.hap1, whole genome shotgun sequence genome:
- the LINGO3 gene encoding leucine-rich repeat and immunoglobulin-like domain-containing nogo receptor-interacting protein 3, with translation MLYTMTCWLPVLVLHWILLSTARVVACPARCECAPQIKSVVCHRKRLSSIPEGIPTETKILELSKNRIRCLNPGDLSPYPLLEELDLSENIIVSVEPGAFSNLFNLQILRLRGNQLKLISSGVFTKLTNLTLLDISENKIVILLDYMFQDLRNLKNLEVGDNDLVYISQRAFSGLLGLEQLTIEKCNLTAISAESLSYLQNLEVLRLRHLSISTVEDGNFKKLYNLLQLEIDNWPLLEDISPTSFQGLNLTSLSITYTNITAVPTAALKNLVYLMYLNLSYNPISTVPKGSFKDLIRLRELHMVGAFLVSVEPQAFSGLRQIRLLNLSNNFLSTLEESTFHSVNTLETLRVDRNPLACDCRLLWILQRRKTLNFDGQQPMCSSPPEIQGNALRDFPDSILFEYFTCQKPKIRDRKLQHITAREGQSVSFLCRADGEPVPAIIWVSPQHRMITTKSTGRATVLPGGTLQIRFALVQDSGTYICIASNAGGNDSYFATLTVKGHPVDGSLYANRTLSLSEFNDTFHNNTQVFLKFTLDLKTILVSTAMGCITFLGVVLFCFLLLFVWSRGRGQHKNNFTVEYSFRKVDGPTTTAGQGSARKFNMKMI, from the coding sequence ATGCTCTACACAATGACATGTTGGCTTCCAGTCCTGGTTCTCCATTGGATTCTTCTGAGCACAGCCCGGGTGGTGGCCTGCCCGGCTCGCTGCGAGTGTGCTCCTCAGATCAAGTCCGTGGTGTGTCATCGCAAACGCCTCAGCTCCATCCCCGAGGGGATCCCCACCGAGACCAAGATCCTGGAGCTCAGCAAGAACCGGATCCGCTGCCTGAACCCGGGGGACCTGTCCCCTTACCCTTTGCTGGAGGAACTCGATTTAAGCGAGAACATCATCGTCAGTGTGGAGCCTGGGGCCTTCAGCAACCTGTTTAACCTTCAGATCTTGCGGCTCCGAGGCAACCAGCTCAAGCTGATCTCTTCTGGAGTCTTCACCAAGCTGACCAATCTCACCCTCCTGGACATCAGCGAGAACAAAATAGTCATCCTGCTGGACTACATGTTCCAGGACCTGAGGAACCTGAAGAACCTGGAGGTGGGAGACAACGACTTGGTGTACATCTCCCAAAGGGCTTTCTCTGGCCTCCTAGGCCTGGAGCAGCTGACCATAGAGAAATGCAACCTGACAGCCATCTCAGCCGAATCCCTCTCCTACCTCCAAAACCTGGAGGTCCTGCGGCTCCGACACCTCAGCATCTCCACAGTGGAAGATGGGAACTTCAAGAAGCTCTACAATCTCCTGCAGCTGGAGATCGACAACTGGCCGCTGCTGGAGGACATCTCGCCCACCAGTTTCCAGGGCCTGAACCTCACCTCGCTCTCCATCACCTACACCAACATCACGGCAGTGCCCACGGCCGCCTTGAAGAACCTGGTGTACCTCATGTACCTGAACTTGTCTTATAACCCCATCAGCACTGTGCCCAAGGGCTCCTTCAAGGACCTCATCAGGCTGCGAGAGCTCCACATGGTGGGGGCCTTCTTGGTCTCCGTGGAGCCTCAAGCGTTCTCTGGCTTGAGGCAAATCCGCCTCCTCAACCTCTCCAACAATTTCCTTTCCACCCTGGAGGAGAGCACCTTCCATTCAGTGAACACGCTGGAGACACTGCGCGTGGACAGGAACCCGCTGGCCTGTGACTGCCGCCTCCTCTGGATCCTACAGCGCCGCAAGACGCTCAACTTCGACGGGCAGCAGCCCATGTGCTCCTCACCCCCTGAGATCCAGGGCAACGCCCTGCGTGACTTCCCGGACTCCATACTCTTTGAGTACTTCACCTGCCAAAAGCCCAAAATCAGGGACCGAAAGTTGCAGCACATAACAGCCCGTGAAGGGCAGTCTGTCTCCTTCCTCTGCCGTGCAGACGGAGAGCCCGTTCCTGCCATCATCTGGGTCTCCCCTCAGCACAGGATGATCACCACCAAGAGCACTGGACGAGCCACCGTCCTGCCCGGGGGCACATTGCAAATCCGCTTTGCCCTGGTCCAAGACAGTGGCACCTACATTTGCATCGCTAGCAATGCCGGAGGCAATGACAGCTACTTTGCCACCTTGACGGTCAAGGGGCATCCCGTGGACGGCTCCCTTTATGCAAACCGGACCTTGTCCCTCAGCGAGTTCAACGACACCTTCCACAACAACACGCAAGTCTTCTTAAAGTTTACATTGGACCTCAAGACCATCCTGGTCTCCACGGCCATGGGCTGTATCACCTTCCTTGGGGTCGTGCTCTTCTGCTTCCTGCTCCTCTTTGTGTGGAGCCGGGGGCGGGGACAGCACAAAAACAACTTCACCGTGGAATACTCCTTCCGCAAAGTGGATGGCCCCACCACCACCGCCGGGCAGGGCAGCGCCAGGAAGTTCAACATGAAGATGATCTGA